The Arachis duranensis cultivar V14167 chromosome 9, aradu.V14167.gnm2.J7QH, whole genome shotgun sequence genomic sequence gaacccccgacacttgcttaagcggactagtgaactaaccactagaccaacctAACTTGGTTATTCACATGAGAAGTTGATTCCCGAAGTTTGTTAGGATTTAGGATTGCAAGAAATGGGCTTAAGACAAGTATTGATGGGTTGGATTTTATTCGGTCTAGGTGTATTCCTTTGTTTTGAAATGGAAAAATCTTAGAATGTCGAACAAAAAACGTAACGAACTTAGATTGTCTATTCTacccagaaaaaaaaaaggaaaattgtATTGTTCACAAACAAGGATGTGTCAAGGAGCCCTAGCTAAGATTCGAATCTCAGGTGAGACTGGATGTGGTTTAAGAACTTATAGTATCCATGATAGTGTGGATGTGTAAATCATGGGTTTAATGCCTAGGATTGAAATTGTTTAATCTgcttgacaaaaaaaaaggatGTTATTGAAGTGTTAGACCAAACTAATAAGCACTAAATTAGCTCAGATTATTTTtgctagaaaaaaaaataataaagagattttttttataaatgattaaaattgaataatttattttattcttgttaaattttaaaataaaattaaatatttttctttattttatgcatataaaaataaaaatggatgAAACTGagtatttgaataattttaaagataaataaaaatgaattattGTGATGAATAtgtttaaagaaaattaatatatcTGTAACATGCATTTTtccaactttaaaaaaaaaacttagatGTTTATATTATACGgataagaaaaacaaagaaacaatcTATTTTTGACAAGTTAACACCTAATGATAGCATAATGTGGACTACAATATGGTCTTGAGACCCAAAAATCCAAAACATTTGTTCTTCAACCAAAAGTATTGTATCAGAGACAGATTATCAACAAGCAAAATAAGTAGcccaaataataaaatatgtgtCCTTAAATCCTATAGCTAATATTGTCTCAGCACTAACACTCCCCGAATTTTTTGCCCTAATTACTATCTCTTTTGGACGTCTAAAAGAAAGTTGAGTTTGGAATAAACAGTATTGTTATCACCACGTTTCACACAGAGTTCAACTGCTTACATTAAGCCACTGGTATGCCCTTGTAAGTGGCTTAATGTAAGCAGTTGAACTCTGTGTGAAACATGGTGATAACAATACTGCTGATTCCAAACTCAATTTTCTTTTAGACGTCCAAAAGAGACAGTAATTAGGGCCAAGAATTCGGGGAGTGTTAGTGCTGAGACAATATCAGCTGCAACCAGTGGCACAGTATCTAAGTTGTTCAATTCATTACAACACCAGGGTTGAACCAGTCTTTCAAGAAATGACGCTTCTAAGAATTAGTGTGAAAGTTGTTGCTTAGTTATGTTACCACCTTTTGttatgtttgaagaagaagactttATGTTGTTTATAATGGTTTCGTTTAGTTTATGTTGAAGAAAATAAACCTTCTTTTGACTTGATTTGGTTTGTGTTGCTATTGAGGCCAAATATTTGTTTGGTTAACATGTTTGAGTTCTCAGGTTTATGTTACCATTTTGATAAATGAACAGACCAATGTCAATGTATTTTTAAGGTTTGCGTTGAAGTAAATATAGCTTCTTTTAACATCACGAATTATCGGTCAAATAGGTCCCCTAAGATACTATTATAAGGCAAATAGGTCCCCCACATGAAAACGGCGCCATTTGCGTTCTCTGTCTAAGTGGGGACGAATTTGTCCTccccaaaacgacgtcgttttgtccGTTGTTCCAATACGACGTCGTTTTGTCCAGCGTGGATGGGGACCAAAATGTCTTGGAGGTGACATGTCGCAGTTAACCTGACACGTCACTACTTTAACCGGATCAAACGGTTTTGGGAACGTATCTGGTGGATATTTGAAAACCTCAGGGTCGAAATCTTAGTTAAATTTTGTGGGGGACAAAACTGTTGGATAGTAAATTTTTTGGGGACCTATTTGGGGtattattcataaattttgGTTTAGTGTAGCATGTGAAACAACATCATTTTTGATAGATAGATGAGGATAAATTGATCCGTGACTATTGTCTATAGGGATAAATCGATCCTTGACTATTGCTCATAGGAGACAAATTGACCTCCGACAACATGTCACTTAACGAAGACTCAACGTCCACATTAGCAAAACAATAAAGGCCAATTCTATGATGTCTATCAATTGTTGCCTAGCTTTTGACTAACTTACCTTTTGTGGTAAGTTTtgatttcttaaaaataattttttttatatattttaaattaaatactaatttttaacttttttttagtaaataaacACTACTCTTTAGACACTATAACATTCACCAACATTAAATACCAGTATCATTTTAAAGATTatatctaatataaattttaattttaaattagttccgttattataaaaactaaaaagtaaaaaatataccCGCATTGGAATTGCtcaattttaatgtttttaagaactttttttgttggtttagtgTTTTTAAGAACTTTATTGCAGCCGTTTGAGTTGTCCCTGGCTGaaattaactttaattaatAATGCTCCTAAGAGATCCAAGAGTGAAGAAAACATTTTTCATGCCCATTTATAAATCCGAAAAACCAAAACAacgaaaatattttattcctaaaactaagacaaatttttatatcaataaaattttaagtttgattttaAACGAAATTGAAATTTCCCTTTATCACTTTATCCTCCAAGTGTTTCTAACTAAATCTTTGGTTGCATTTTCTAGCAAAGATAGCTGGACTGTTTCTCCAAGCACGaagaatgttaaaataataaccATAGATGCCTTACGAGGGAATGTATGATTTATATGGTACTACTTTTGACTCAGACATTTGGCTTGGAGGACGATCATACAGTTATAGCCTTACAGTCATACATTCCACAAGCAACCAGGTGAGAATCGCCAGAAATGATATCAGGCTCACTGGCAATTGTTACAAGAACCATTACACTGGCTTATTTTACATGTAACGGTGAGTGATACCTCAGAGGAAAGCTTCCTCAGTAACTATCAATATCTGTCTCTGGCGTCCGGAGATAGTAACGGAGACAGTTCACCAGAACCTGCTCAAAATTAGAAAGAGATTGTTGGGTAATTGAGTTGGGCAAAATAACTAGGTATTATTAGTTCCTCTGCTTCCTTATATGTCATGGTCCATCTTTGATAAATCTTTGGATTCATGTATCTGAATAAATGTTACCTGATACATTGATCTAAAGATGCACAAGAAAGTGACAATAACAGAtgaaagaaaatggagagaGTAAATAGCAAGCCAACTTATGTATAATCAATGCAATACTTAGATGGACAAAGTAATGCCTAAGTTATGTTTGGGCTTTTATCAAGTCTCTCTAGTTCTTATGAACACAGAAGTTACCTGAGACATTGAACTGTTTAATGCAGCGCCACCATAACTGACATGAAATTTATCTTTAGCAATCAAGCCCTAAGACAAAAAGTAAGTCAAGTTAGGTCAGAGTAAATGAGATAACAGAGAGAATCGGACAGACAGAAAGAGGAAGATACTTCGGTATCAATCTCAGCCGATTCAACATCAATGTTCACATCTGCGATGACTTTAATGATTTCAACGAGCAAGCCTGGCCTGTCTGCTGTCTCTATGTACAGCAAGCtgataaaatttgaattaaaaatggATTAGATTTCAAGCACCTATTGCACTTTGGCTTACTAATTATGCATATTGTTTTGTGTCCAAACAATGAACATATCAAACAACTAGATCCACATATTTTAAAGTGCAAACCTCCTCTTGGGCCCATCTTGCTTAACATGTATATGAGTTGCAATATCAGCATTAAGCtgtgaaaaacaacaataaataaGTATATTTACAGGACTAAGTGTTACCATTGGAACCATAAAGGCATTGTAATGAACCAAGAATCTTCTGGTATAGAAGTCCAATATGTACCCAGCATAACAAAATTGAAGGATTAAAACTGAAGACAGAAAACTCTACAAGTACTGTTGTCATGCAGGCAAAACCACTACATACCAGTGTACCACCATATCCAATTATCCATTAAGCAGTTCAAATTTCTTTCAGTAATATTCTCCAACAATTAAAAACTTGCCATAGTGGCCGTACCATCTTAAATGAGAGAAAGCACAACATAGTTTATATTAGGTAAAAATAAATAGAGAACAGCATTCTAACTAAAAGGCTAAAAAGGTGTGAATGATTAAATATAATGTCATGGAGTAGGGCACAAAAATTCGCTACGGCAGACAAAAGTCTGAGCTATAAGAAATTAGGGAGCCCTTTCTTttatagttgccaccttgatGGTTTACGAAAAAAGGACAAGAGTACTATTCACCTTCTTCTGTGGAGCCTTTATGCCAAACACCTCACCCATGGCTAGTAATTCGCTCGACTCCTACACGAATTATACAGAGAAActgaaactaataaaaattagagGACAATGTCATATAGAAACAAGAAATGCGTCTATAATGCACAAAAGCTTCTCGTATGTAAATACACCGTATAAAAGCTTTCCAGGACGGTGACTATCAAACATACTTACAGGATGATATTTCAACAAGTTGTTAATAATGGTCAGTCGAATTCTCTCTAACATATCAGGATCTTCAACTTTGCGGCCAGTGTCTCTGAGAATAAATGAACTAAACATGCTAAGACTAGAACGAGGCATTGAAAATACAAGTGTTATTTTTTCAGGTATAAAGCATTACAAAGAGAAAACCTACTAACTATTGCACCACaaaaaatatgtaataaaaaaaaaaaaacttatgttTGAGGTTCAAAATCAACTTGCTCTAAATAATATGCAACAGTTAAGCTTCTTTTCTGGGTTTAATGTTTCCATTTGCCACCAAAAATCATtttagaggaaaaaaaaaaaagaagctatAAGTGCCAGATGAAAGAGACAAAAAGACTTACGCCTGAGTAATAAAAAACTTTGTCTGCTTAACCGGTCCCTCTGTGGAGACAGTTCCCTTTGAAACATCCAACCCCAAGTTTTTTAATGCTCTCATCTGCCTTGGTATAAGCAGAAATAAGTCAATTATTAGCAATACTTATATACTTATTAAATGATGCAGATAGAGAAAAAGAACTCAAAACTATAACAAAATCTGAAAGAATTGATGCCCTTTGGTAACATGGCATAGAAAATCTGGTAGCTGAGCATCTCTTTTCAAACACTTCTCAAACAAGTTGTTCATTTCAACCATCCATCATTCTTGATAATTCGATTTTTTTCCTCTCTCTAGAAGTAAAATTTTACGTTGTAAGCCCCACAGTGACAGCAACATCACTGACTTATAAAGATTTGGAGGAGAAATAATTACGTTGAACACAACCTTCCTCACTTACACTGACATGGCATGAGGGATATGTAAAGACTGACAACAGAGGGGAGGTAGGAGGAGTAATAAATCTTCTCTAACTCTAAAAAGCAATACTCTCATACTTCAACAATATCTAACTAAGAATACACTAATACATTCAAATGGATTGCAAAGTTTTAGAGTTTGAgcacaaataaattttaaagagcCATGTCACCGTGTCGATAAGAGCTCCAAGGCGATCACCAAAGCTAAGCTGCACTATTGTGGCTTCAGTATCTGAGTCTTGATCTATCATTACTATTGGCATAGGAACACTATCAAGATTGTCACTGGATTTCTGCAGTAAGAATTAACCAATCATATGTCAAAAGAATTACATATAAAAGCTTGACAAAACTCAGAGGACTTGAGAAAAgaacaaatttaaaagttaacAAAAGTCCAAATGCTTGACAAAAGCAATATTCAGTTGGGGCAGCCACTATATTTGACTGGCACAAACTCAATTGCATGGATAATTGGAAACATCATGTGCATAGAATACATAGTGGACATGTAAATTTTACAGGAGTTAAAATGTGATGGCATTAGCTGTATTGTAGTGCAGTAGGAAATCAAGGCAAGCAATAATCTTCATTTCAACTAAAtttcaaaagagaaaagaaacaaaatgcTGAAGACCTACATATCACATTCTCAATGATGTATAAAGCTTCTGAGAAAAATGATCATCATAATATGGTGACCACAAAATGTCAACTGAATGAAGGGTTAATAACTGGAAACCACAAAAAAGATTCACATCCAGCAGTCGATCAAGCCAACCTAAGTTTTAACTTTATTCCACTTTAACATTGTTATGCACAAGATGCATGGGCTAAATCATTGTCCTCaaggattcaaataaaattttataaaagacaAGCCATCACTATCTTTAGTAGATACTAAAATCTTAAATACCccccaagaagaagaaaaatattacaAGAAAACACGAGTTAGAGTGCTTTGGTCCAtagtttttaaatatatattaggaAACTCAATTGTAAACCCTGCATAACAAAACCATGTGTATTACTCGCACTTCTAAACTTCATCACAATATAAAATAGTAGTCATGAACAATATCGTCACAAGAAACACATCACTAACCAGTGAAGCTGAACTGACTGCATTAAAATCATATGCAGAAGCATATATAACATTCCTGCATAACATTGCAACAAGTAGTAAGAGACATAAAGGATGCTCAATGAAATGAACAACCATTAGTAGTATCTATCAGAGTTCACAAACATGATTATTCAACTTAACTAACTACTTCAAATCTACCAAACGAACACTGATTAACAAAAATCAcaactataattttattaaacaaaaaattcaaaacaagtaCAACTTCTTTCTAGTCGTTTCTCGTAAGATCAAGGATCATTTGCTTTCCATGCCTTAATGAACATCACGATCATGTATCCGAACCAGACTCGGAAAATAATAATTGGCCTAATAATTTcagtattataattaaaaaaaaataaagcgtTGAAAGCAAAGAGGAACAGTGTTCTTACTTATTGTTGTTCCTGGAGAGAGAGGGCGAGGTTGGGAAGCGGTGAAGAGGAACAGGAGAGATGGAAGAGTGAGAGAAGAAAGGAATGACCAGTGGATCAGAAGccctaccaccaccaccaccaccaccgtgTACGGCGAAGGAAGGAGCAGCAGCAAAAAATGTCTTTGTCATCGCCATAGCCATAGCTTCCTTGATCCACCGATTCAGAACCTTGCCTTGGACTTGGAGCGTGGCAGTAGCTGGGTTTGGACTTTGGTGTGAGCGAAAATATAAACAGAAGAAGGTAGGTTTATTATTCttgataatttttcaaaaatggtaAAACTATActatacattttaattttaaatatatttttgtaaactttaaaaatatcattaaattttaaaaattaaaattatagatacataaaaaaattttatttataaaacacaaaatattaatttatttttcccaAAAGTATAAATACTTTTCCGAATTCCAATACATTCCACCAAACTCCCAAATTGCAGtggttttctttttaaaaataacagtttgattttttttaatgatattctttatttttacaacttaaaaattaatacGTTGTAAATTTGAacttcaatttaaaatttattgatgaataaattattatatatataaaataaaatttaaacgatcaatatttatttaaataaataaataaattaattatttgttcgATCAAAGTGAGTTAAATTAattgtttgatttattttatttttttaaattaaaaataaaatttaaactcaaaattttaggtgaagataaaaaaaattatattatttaagatataattgatttgcattttattttaatctttattaTGATGGTGTTGTTCCCTACTTACTTATTCATTGATTTTGTTTGGTTCTGACTTCTGAATctgaaaagaaatgaaaaaggaCGTAATTTACgtaaaagagaaagagtttgGTGCGTAATGGCGAATGCTGCTGAGGGATGGTGACGTAGACGTGGATAAGAAGATAGGTGAAGGCCACATCAGATCCAACTCTCTGTCTGTGATATGACTATGAGTGATGTTGTCctacataattaataattaaatcatgataatttttggtatatttatacttattttgaaataaaaaaaaaaccatgtgctttttaattttgaacgAGTTAAGTTAATGATAATGAGTTTCCAATAAATAcaccattttaaaaaatactttttatctATACTCAAAATATTCTCTTTCGGCCGGCAGTACCATCCATATCGGTCCACCAAAAAATGAATCGATACCTTGGGTTATATGTGGAGATTTGGGTTATAcattaattttaagatttttataatCTTTTGTTACGaggtttaatatattttaaataaaatttcatatcaaactaatattttattaaatagtaAACTGTAAAAATATATTCGAACaattctaacaaaaataaaaataaaaaataaaaatgataaaatcttaaaagataaaaaaatagcaaaaatatTGTATCATTTCGAATCAATCATCTGTCACATGTCTTTCTTGCACCAAATGTTATCCAATCCTTCATTCTCAAATTAAATtcctatattttttaattaaatatttatatcttttttaatttttaattaaatatttttttatgttaaaaatattaaaattaacaaaatatttttttaaaaaatatatagtcaAAGATctaattatgtttttaattgtagatatttttaatttacaaaaaaatatttagttcattataatatttttttatattaaaaaagacTTAATTATAAAGATAAAAGTAGTATagagatctaattaaaaatatatatataaaaacctaatataaagtttaacaaaataattaatcgtTATTTTTAACATTGAAAAAGATAGTGTGTTACGAAATtgtaaaggataattaaaaaaatcgaaGGTGAGATTTAGATACTAAAATCTAAAAGTTAGAtttgtatttataaattttttattattttaaaattataaatctaagAATCAGATTTCTGTACCTATAAACTTTTATCATAAATTTGacacatttttttatctttatattagaaaaaaaaacaattagtATATCTATAACGGTAAATAATGTTTGGTGGATGGACAAAGATAGAAAAATGAGAGAGACTAAGAGaaagagattgaaataaatctcagtattttatttaatataaaataggagatagaaattaaaataagaatgaaattctaatttaatttgtacaaaaaataaaattagaattaattaattaaataagggtattttaagtataaaatgttattaaagttttagttttcatctctaaaaattttagtccatGTGTTCCTACTTTTTAGatgtattaaaatattaaaattttagtattaatctctgaaccaacaaacattaaatttcaatttctcAATCTCTATCTTAATATTTCAAAACAAACGTTATCTATGTTTGCctatttctctttattttttttaactgtaagtactttatatattaaaaaatattctatgagaTACAaagttattaataataaaaaaaacaaactcttttgaaatgtaaattaaaattgtaaaaaaatttaaaattcagcataattaattattttttaggataaaaaacacaaataaactATGGGAGGAAAGTTATTACATGAATAAGCCAAATTGAAGAGTGATTCACGAATGAGCCAAAGCATACTTatatgtaattcgaacctaTTTGGTTCGAACTACATTTGCATATACATCGAACCTATTTGGTTCGAACTACACACACATAATTCGAAcctaattggttcgaattacacacgaATAGGTACCATCACATAATTCGAACCTAATTGGTTCGAATTCCACTAATTGTAAATTGAACCAAGATGGTTCGAATTCCTAAGGAACAGACCTGAATATGTTTCGTTTAAGAAGTTTTAAACGAAATGTCTGTTGAACACACATGGAAATAAATTAGTCTacgaattaaattaattaagacaTGATGCGGAAATTAAATAACATCAAAACGCAAAGTACAGATGTTTTCATATTAACACACACATACATCTAAAGGTGGATACGAAGTAACACTGATAACAAAATACATAGACGAAGATAGGTAACGTACAACTTGGCACAGAAATCATCTAAACAGGTGCGACCCCGTGAAGCAACGACGTGAAACCCGTGTCCTCTGACCTCTCCGGATAAGCGGCTCTTCATCCTCGATCTCGTCGTCCTCGTCCTCGTCCTGCGGGGCTGGCTGTGCAGGCGTCCTAGGCTGGACATGTACCGGTCGGGATGAGGACGGCCCGACAACTGAATGTGACCCAGCAGTATGTGCCGAAGCTGGGGTACCACCCAAAGCAAAATACTCAGGAGGAGGCCCGGAGGGAGGCTCATTCAGATCGACATGTAACGGTGCCTGTGTCCCCGTCGTCTGACTTCGCCCACGGGCAGCCTCATCATCATGCATGATGGCACTGATCTCATCTAAGAAGGGGGATCCACTAAAATTCCCATCATACCCAACACCGGCAAGGAAGTCTGAAAACGTGCTGCCCGGACTCACCCATGGCGTACTCTCCTGAAGTGTGTGGTCGTCAAGGGGAACTCCAACGAAGTAATCTCCGAGCGGCCCCTCCCCAACTCCAGCCTCACCATGGGCAGTGGGATCTCCGGTGGCGTACCCCTCTCCACCAAGGCCGCCATGATGGGGACTAACAACCCCCACTGCACCCCTTCCCCCACCGTCCACGTCACGAAGATCACCATCGTCGTGACCCGTAACGGGTGCCCTCTGTCTGCCTCCACGCCCTCGTTCTCGACCACCACCCCTACCTACCTCATCAGCCTCCCCCATAGCCTGCTCTAGCCACCTCCACTCACGCTGGCTCTGTCGTGTCCCGACACGAGCTCTCCTCTCAACCCAACGCCTATCAGGGACGTCGTCGACTCGATCCATGTCAGGAACTCGCCTAGAACCCCTCTGTGACGCTAGGGGTGGCAACAAGAACCCGTGGGTACCCATCCCGCCCCTACCCGTTCGGGGCGGGTAATTACCCGCCCCCGCACCAGGGCGGGTTTCAACAGACGGGTTCTTGNNNNNNNNNNNNNNNNNNNNNNNNNNNNNNNNNNNNNNNNNNNNNNNNNNNNNNNNNNNNNNNNNNNNNNNNNNNNNNNNNNNNNNNNNNNNNNNNNNNNNNNNNNNNNNNNNAGTCTCGTGCTCTGCACTCTAGGACCCTTCTCGCTATAGGAAGGGCTGTAACCTGACCACCTGCAGCGCACATGGGTGTTATGTTTAATCAGAAGTATGACAGATTTGTAATACAGTACAAGCGTACATGAACATTAGCTATTTTAACTTGAAATAGAAAAGCCTGAGTAGCGTACCTCGATGCCAAAGGCTAGCTGCACGTATCATACCCAGCAGGCCTAAACCTGGAAAAGCGCCAGAAAATCCAGGACTGAAGTAGCTGAAGTGGGCCCGCTAACTTCACCACATGTCTGTTTGCCACTCGGCACATGCACCAGTACAACCATGCCAATGCTGCAGACCCCCAACTGTAGGAACCCATCTCCTCAAGCCTAGCTACATAGGGAAGCCATCTGATGTGAATGTGGTTGCCGGACTTGTCGGCAAACAGCTGAGTGCCCAACAACATCATGATATAGGCACGAGCAAAGCGCCGCACAGTCTCCTCATCGGCTCCCTCAGGGCACTCTCCGAAAGTCTCCTGGAACCAGGTGCAGTTTACTGCGAACTTCTGAACCTGGCTCGGAGGAGGAATCACTCCAAGCAACTCCTCGAACCATACCCAAGCTGGACGTCCACCCTCGATATACATATGGAAATCTGTAAGGCAACCGCTGACATAACGCCCGTCCACTGCCAACCCCAACTGGTACGCCACGTCCTGAAACGTGATCGTGTACTCTCCGAAGGGCATATGGAAAGTGTGCGTCTCAGGACGCCACCGCTCGACGAAGGCGCTGACAATGGGCTCATCTAACCGGAACCCACTATCGTTCAGCCTAGCCAGATGGTATAACCCGGCCATCTGCAAGTAGGGAACATAACACTCATCGAGTGGCATGCCTTGTTGTCGCTGCATGCTCCTGATGCATCGATGTGGCTGCGCATTAAATGGACCGCATTATTAGAACCACATACAATActggtaacaaaaaaaaaaaaaaac encodes the following:
- the LOC107467384 gene encoding ACT domain-containing protein ACR12, whose translation is MAMAMTKTFFAAAPSFAVHGGGGGGGRASDPLVIPFFSHSSISPVPLHRFPTSPSLSRNNNKNVIYASAYDFNAVSSASLKSSDNLDSVPMPIVMIDQDSDTEATIVQLSFGDRLGALIDTMRALKNLGLDVSKGTVSTEGPVKQTKFFITQADTGRKVEDPDMLERIRLTIINNLLKYHPESSELLAMGEVFGIKAPQKKLNADIATHIHVKQDGPKRSLLYIETADRPGLLVEIIKVIADVNIDVESAEIDTEGLIAKDKFHVSYGGAALNSSMSQVLVNCLRYYLRTPETDIDSY
- the LOC107467230 gene encoding protein MAIN-LIKE 1-like; the protein is MQRQQGMPLDECYVPYLQMAGLYHLARLNDSGFRLDEPIVSAFVERWRPETHTFHMPFGEYTITFQDVAYQLGLAVDGRYVSGCLTDFHMYIEGGRPAWVWFEELLGVIPPPSQVQKFAVNCTWFQETFGECPEGADEETVRRFARAYIMMLLGTQLFADKSGNHIHIRWLPYVARLEEMGSYSWGSAALAWLYWCMCRVANRHVVKLAGPLQLLQSWIFWRFSRFRPAGYDTCS